One region of Vibrio pelagius genomic DNA includes:
- the yigB gene encoding 5-amino-6-(5-phospho-D-ribitylamino)uracil phosphatase YigB: MQLYRGLNPIKAMTFDLDDTLYDNWPVIMKVEKEMANWLFTEHPVSSSLSLNEWHQVKVQVAQTNPELKHDVTLWRETQIKQGLMQLGYAEAQATAAAKSGIEHALWLRNQVDVPQETHRVMQALREKLPLVAITNGNVDPHKIGLGDYFQLILKAGPDGRAKPYPDMFNQAQEHLGIKAEHILHVGDHLVSDVYGAKVSGYQACWFNDKNMNIQQASKARVLPDIEISQLRDLMRLI; encoded by the coding sequence ATGCAACTCTACCGTGGATTGAACCCAATTAAGGCGATGACGTTTGACCTAGACGATACGCTTTACGATAACTGGCCTGTGATCATGAAAGTGGAAAAGGAGATGGCGAATTGGCTGTTCACTGAGCATCCAGTGTCGTCTTCTTTGTCGCTGAATGAGTGGCATCAAGTGAAGGTCCAAGTTGCACAGACCAATCCTGAGCTAAAGCATGATGTCACTTTGTGGCGTGAAACGCAGATCAAACAAGGATTGATGCAGCTTGGTTACGCAGAAGCGCAGGCGACAGCAGCGGCTAAGTCGGGTATTGAGCATGCGTTGTGGCTGAGAAACCAAGTCGATGTCCCTCAAGAGACGCATCGCGTGATGCAAGCCTTGCGTGAAAAACTGCCTTTAGTCGCAATCACTAACGGTAACGTTGACCCACATAAAATTGGGCTAGGAGATTACTTCCAGTTGATATTGAAAGCTGGGCCTGATGGTAGAGCCAAGCCATACCCAGATATGTTTAATCAAGCACAAGAGCATCTAGGCATTAAAGCTGAACATATTTTGCATGTTGGTGATCACTTAGTGAGTGATGTTTACGGCGCTAAAGTCAGTGGCTATCAGGCGTGCTGGTTTAATGATAAAAATATGAATATTCAGCAAGCATCGAAAGCTCGTGTGTTGCCTGATATCGAAATTTCACAATTACGAGATCTTATGCGACTAATTTAA
- a CDS encoding EAL domain-containing protein — MHTYTFLVTSEESLESYLQQKEWHAKKQYLIQLHSTLSSQSASRLADITLTYLKDATLIGQSAQHIIHNNRQVSCGSLLMISEFEETTLSSTIVPFSGKTGLDGLALVNALNLTEISQTVISICDQVEGCDYPIYSGFDTLPYSVPVAGGLCHENTYGRWVMYNGQTYQHACVAVALHNPNLKVWSGAYSEWNPIGMKLKVTRAEGRRLYSLNDKPAIDVFKHYLADGKDIPFSQLMSFPLYRESGKKKGISTPLRINDDGSIEFDSAWQVGEEAQFCYNHPSLTAEKVRHGAEVLAMHQPESVMIYNCVSRLEFIDSRTELKPFEGIVDACGAYCMGELYRTDTQQEILHHSLTYVAMRESHELIEYSRTGAHTDSMVSPLLNLVRNAVADLDHMNSQMEKKLHQQARRLTESYRVDSRTGLPNRIVLKEQLNSIKSSEHLLTLKLTNFHQVNEKYGYQVGDQLLRDLSNHFIERLHNNVKQDSLERVELFSIGIGEWAIIFDAKVESERIKYRFAQFADDIEHINFEPYGLADVDYLSVSLCGGFASRCDFTEDTGEEILLKAIEARRYGVRNNTHITNAKDIQVSEEDRKDQLGWLSCVSRAILSQNIITYTQPIVAAGSHQEVSQECLVRIMDDRAIVPPGKFLPIIADTHLYTRLSRHMIKNTIGYMADKQGAFSINLSPQDLLSDKTLMILEAAIQGMNDPTRLGLEVLESEQIKDYGRMIEVCDHFRTLGARIIVDDFGSGYSNIDEIIKLEPQIIKLDGSLIRNIDKDPKQRSIAAQLVKLCKVFNAKTVAEFVHNQQVCELAEEMGIDYLQGYYFGEPKRLF, encoded by the coding sequence ATGCATACCTATACTTTTCTCGTAACCTCTGAGGAGTCCTTAGAATCCTATCTGCAACAAAAAGAGTGGCATGCCAAGAAGCAGTACCTAATCCAGTTACACTCCACACTTTCCAGTCAATCAGCGAGCCGTCTAGCCGATATCACACTGACTTACCTCAAAGATGCGACTCTAATAGGTCAGAGCGCTCAGCATATTATTCACAATAACCGTCAGGTAAGCTGCGGCAGCTTGTTGATGATTAGTGAGTTTGAAGAGACGACGCTAAGTTCTACTATTGTACCATTTAGCGGCAAAACTGGGCTGGATGGATTAGCGCTAGTTAACGCACTGAACCTGACTGAGATCAGCCAAACCGTTATCAGCATTTGTGACCAAGTCGAGGGCTGTGACTACCCAATCTATTCCGGCTTTGACACACTGCCTTATTCAGTGCCAGTTGCTGGTGGTTTGTGCCATGAGAACACTTATGGGCGATGGGTGATGTATAACGGCCAGACCTATCAGCACGCCTGTGTTGCAGTGGCGCTGCATAATCCCAATTTGAAGGTGTGGTCGGGCGCTTATTCTGAGTGGAATCCGATCGGCATGAAGCTTAAGGTAACTCGTGCGGAGGGACGTCGGTTGTACAGCCTCAATGATAAGCCCGCGATTGACGTGTTCAAGCACTATCTCGCCGATGGTAAAGACATCCCCTTTAGTCAGTTAATGAGCTTCCCACTGTATCGTGAATCAGGCAAAAAGAAGGGGATCTCGACTCCATTGCGAATCAATGATGATGGCAGTATTGAATTTGATAGTGCTTGGCAAGTCGGTGAAGAGGCTCAATTCTGCTATAACCATCCGTCACTAACGGCAGAAAAGGTACGTCATGGTGCGGAAGTACTGGCGATGCACCAGCCGGAATCGGTGATGATCTATAACTGTGTTTCACGATTAGAGTTCATTGATAGTCGAACTGAACTCAAGCCGTTTGAAGGGATTGTTGATGCATGCGGTGCCTACTGCATGGGTGAGTTGTATCGAACGGATACTCAACAAGAGATCTTACACCATAGCCTGACCTACGTCGCGATGCGTGAATCCCATGAGTTGATTGAATACAGTCGAACGGGTGCTCACACTGATTCGATGGTGTCGCCACTGCTTAATTTGGTGAGAAATGCCGTGGCTGATCTTGACCATATGAACAGCCAGATGGAGAAGAAGCTTCATCAACAGGCGCGCCGTCTTACTGAAAGTTATCGCGTAGATTCGCGTACTGGTTTACCAAATCGTATTGTGCTTAAAGAGCAGCTCAATAGCATCAAGAGTTCGGAGCATCTGCTCACCTTAAAGCTGACTAATTTCCACCAAGTGAATGAAAAGTATGGTTACCAAGTGGGTGACCAACTGCTAAGAGACCTCTCTAATCATTTTATTGAGCGACTGCATAACAATGTGAAGCAAGACTCTCTTGAGCGAGTCGAACTGTTTAGTATTGGTATCGGTGAGTGGGCGATCATTTTTGATGCAAAGGTAGAAAGTGAGCGGATTAAATACCGTTTTGCTCAGTTTGCCGATGACATCGAGCACATCAACTTTGAACCCTACGGTTTAGCTGATGTAGATTATCTCTCAGTGTCGCTGTGTGGTGGCTTTGCTAGCCGCTGTGACTTTACTGAAGATACTGGTGAAGAGATCCTGCTAAAAGCCATTGAAGCACGGCGCTATGGGGTGCGTAACAATACCCATATTACTAACGCCAAAGACATTCAGGTCAGTGAAGAAGACCGTAAAGACCAGTTGGGTTGGCTCTCTTGTGTGAGTCGTGCCATTTTAAGTCAGAATATCATCACTTACACACAACCTATCGTCGCTGCGGGCAGTCATCAAGAGGTGAGCCAAGAGTGTTTGGTACGCATTATGGACGACAGGGCTATAGTACCTCCAGGTAAGTTTCTGCCTATCATTGCTGACACGCATCTCTACACGCGCTTGAGTCGTCATATGATTAAGAACACGATTGGTTATATGGCAGACAAGCAGGGTGCATTCTCGATTAATTTGTCACCACAAGATCTATTGAGTGATAAAACCTTGATGATTCTAGAGGCGGCGATTCAAGGTATGAACGACCCAACAAGGCTAGGTTTAGAAGTGCTGGAGTCTGAGCAGATCAAAGATTACGGACGAATGATTGAAGTGTGTGATCACTTCAGAACTTTGGGTGCTCGAATTATCGTTGATGACTTTGGCTCTGGTTACTCTAACATTGATGAAATCATCAAATTAGAACCGCAGATCATTAAGCTCGATGGTAGCCTGATCCGTAACATTGATAAAGACCCAAAACAGCGCAGTATTGCCGCTCAGTTGGTCAAGTTATGTAAGGTGTTTAATGCTAAGACGGTTGCGGAGTTTGTTCACAATCAACAGGTGTGTGAACTAGCGGAAGAGATGGGCATTGACTACCTGCAAGGCTATTACTTTGGTGAACCTAAACGTTTGTTCTAA
- the xerC gene encoding tyrosine recombinase XerC → MSLEPNTPLPNSLQKPLSRFYEYLRSEKGLSLHTQRNYKQQLETMAAQLVTLGLKDWQQVDAAWVRQLASKGMREGIKASSLATRLSSLRSFFDFLVLRGEISANPAKGVSAPRKQRPLPKNLDVDEVGQLLEVDESDPLAIRDRAMMEVMYGAGLRLAELVGINLKDIQARQGEIRVIGKGDKERKAPFSGQAKECVEKWLKVRGEFAAPGEPALFVSKLGTRISHRSVQKRMEEWGKKQAVASHISPHKLRHSFATHVLESSQNLRAVQELLGHEHISTTQIYTHLDFQHLAQAYDQAHPRARKRSKE, encoded by the coding sequence ATGAGCCTAGAGCCCAACACACCTCTTCCCAATAGTCTTCAAAAACCACTTTCTCGCTTCTATGAATACCTAAGAAGCGAGAAAGGTCTGAGCCTGCACACGCAACGCAATTATAAACAGCAGCTAGAAACCATGGCAGCCCAATTAGTGACTCTAGGTCTTAAAGACTGGCAGCAAGTTGACGCTGCATGGGTGCGCCAGCTAGCCAGTAAAGGCATGCGTGAAGGGATTAAGGCGAGCAGCTTAGCGACACGCCTCTCCTCATTACGCAGTTTCTTTGATTTCTTGGTACTGCGAGGTGAGATCTCGGCAAACCCAGCCAAGGGCGTATCAGCACCGCGTAAGCAGCGTCCGTTACCCAAGAACCTTGATGTCGATGAAGTAGGGCAGCTGCTTGAGGTCGATGAAAGCGATCCTTTGGCGATTCGTGATCGCGCCATGATGGAGGTGATGTACGGTGCAGGTCTACGTCTTGCCGAACTGGTGGGCATCAATCTGAAAGATATTCAGGCGCGTCAGGGTGAGATTCGAGTTATCGGTAAGGGTGATAAAGAGCGTAAGGCACCTTTTTCTGGTCAGGCTAAAGAGTGTGTTGAGAAATGGCTTAAAGTGCGTGGTGAATTTGCCGCACCTGGAGAGCCTGCACTGTTTGTCTCTAAGCTCGGTACGCGTATTTCGCATCGCAGTGTTCAGAAGCGTATGGAAGAGTGGGGTAAGAAGCAGGCGGTGGCTAGTCACATTAGCCCACACAAGCTTCGTCACTCGTTTGCGACTCATGTACTGGAATCCAGTCAGAACTTAAGGGCGGTTCAAGAGCTCTTAGGGCATGAACACATCTCAACAACCCAAATCTATACTCACTTGGACTTTCAACACTTGGCACAAGCGTACGATCAGGCGCACCCAAGAGCTCGTAAAAGAAGCAAAGAATAA